Proteins from a genomic interval of Papaver somniferum cultivar HN1 chromosome 4, ASM357369v1, whole genome shotgun sequence:
- the LOC113275867 gene encoding 26S proteasome non-ATPase regulatory subunit 10-like, with protein sequence MEMELDTSAPKTETINEEEFFKAASIFKSLTEKQLQTILSLRNEDGRSLLHVAASAGHVEVVKISSAADPSVSGVNSTDEEGWAPIHSASSIGNAEIVEILLKGGADVNIKNNGGRTALHYAASKGWLKVADVLISYHAKLNQKDKVGCTPLHRAASTGNSNVCELLIEEGADIDAVDRAGQTPLMTAVICENKEVAFLLIRHEADFDIEDKEGYTVLGRASDDFRPLLIDTAKAFNEVEG encoded by the exons ATGGAAATGGAATTGGATACATCAGCACCGAAAACAGAAACAAtcaacgaagaagaattcttcaaAGCTGCTTCAATCTTCAAATCTCTTACTGAAAAACAACTTCAAACAATTCTTTCTCTCCGAAACGAAGATGGTCGTTCATTACTTCATGTCGCAGCTTCTGCTGGACATGTTGAG GTAGTGAAGATATCATCTGCTGCAGATCCATCAGTAAGTGGTGTTaatagtactgatgaagaagggTGGGCACCAATTCATTCTGCTTCTAGTATTGGCAATGCTGAAATTGTGGAAATCTTGCTTAAAGGAG GAGCTGATGTCAACATAAAAAATAATGGTGGTCGTACTGCTCTTCACTATGCTGCAAGCAAGGGATGGTTAAAAGTAGCAGATGTCCTAATTTCTTATCATGCAAAGCTTAACCAAAAGGACAAG gttgGCTGCACGCCGTTGCATCGAGCAGCAAGCACAGGAAATTCGAATGTGTGTGAGCTCTTAATTGAAGAAGGTGCCGATATTGATGCGGTTGATAGGGCAGGCCAAACACCTCTTATGACAGCAGTCATATGTGAGAACAAAGAG GTAGCTTTTCTCCTGATAAGGCATGAAGCCGATTTTGACATCGAAGACAAAGAGGGATATACCGTGCTTGGTCGAGCTTCAGATGATTTCAGACCACTACTAATTGATACTGCCAAAGCCTTCAATGAAGTTGAAGGTTAA
- the LOC113275868 gene encoding uncharacterized protein LOC113275868: protein MVSSCCIGFTNSISPLSSTFTISSKITNSQKNPSIAAVAQKPNSVLGSKWTSTSSSSSDFRGLLTVVPLAASMAVLFWTNPVNAGILSGFSGLESVPGPELPQIDFLNRFNEENQKKYAANDERFKSSDVLKEYLEKSKLNKEKNKQGIQDKYCLRGAEWGVGDCSTAGMTDDEKDKFIAMLREKTGITD, encoded by the exons ATGGTTTCCTCTTGTTGTATTGGATTCACTAACTCTATCTCTCCTCTATCATCAACCTTTACAATCTCTAGTAAAATCACAAACTCACAGAAAAATCCCAGCATTGCAGCTGTTGCTCAGAAGCCCAATTCTGTTCTGGGTTCTAAGTGGACTtctacttcttcatcatcttcggatTTTCGAGGTCTTCTTACTGTGGTTCCTTTAGCTGCTTCAATGGCAGTTCTTTTTTGGACAAATCCAG TTAATGCTGGAATTCTATCTGGGTTCTCTGGGTTAGAATCAGTCCCAGGTCCCGAGCTACCTCAAATCGATTTTCTCAATCGTTTCAATG aagaaaatcagaaaaagtaTGCTGCAAACGACGAACGATTCAAGTCGTCTGACGTACTGAAGGAGTATCTagagaaatcaaaattaaacaaagaGAA GAACAAGCAAGGAATCCAAGATAAGTACTGCTTACGAGGAGCAGAATGGGGTGTAGGAGATTGTTCAACAGCTGGTATGACGGATGATGAAAAAGATAAATTTATTGCAATGTTAAGGGAAAAAACAGGAATAACAGATTGA
- the LOC113275869 gene encoding protein GDAP2 homolog, with product MYHRVPAAAAATDRGVLATDSGELDYVVSLDQVPCWSDAEQRSSLAYENDDPSNFSDPLTASSSGAENGVNGSVSRFPVDHEINSKIYLWRGNPWNLEVDAVINSTNENLDEAHSSPGLHAAAGPGLAEECASLGGCRTGMAKVTHAYDLPARRIIHTVGPKYAVKYHTAAENALSHCYRSCFELLIENGLQSIAMGCIYTENKNYPREPAAHVAIRTVRRFLEKQKDGITAVVFCTITSSDTEIYKRLLPLYFPRDKHEEEVALSKLPADVGDENGETTIDERKIRIKHLPILTPDFPKSPITREEPPVADPGLALRRNSTYLDSYLDPVFMSLIKDPDQRRVEQWQKAAQARNGFHFSKLLGFGDLGGPPLTAAEEYSLHSRYLAKANNLTLSEIADMKIIYRGGVDSEGRPVMVVVGAHFLLRCLDLERFVLYVVKEFEPLIQKPYTIVYFHSAASLQPQPDLGWMRRLQQILGRKHQHNLHAIYILHPTFGLKTAILGLQMFVDGEAWKKVVYVDRLLQLFRYVPREQLTIPDFVFQHDLEVNGGKGLIVDPRTKYVYPRP from the exons ATGTACCATCGTGTGCCGGCTGCGGCAGCAGCCACTGACCGGGGTGTGTTAGCGACAGATAGTGGAGAACTGGATTACGTTGTCTCGCTTGATCAAGTTCCTTGTTGGAGTGATGCCGAGCAGAGGTCTTCGTTGGCCTATGAGAATGATGATCCGTCAAACTTTTCTGATCCTTTAACGGCGTCTTCATCTGGGGCAGAGAATGGTGTTAATGGTTCAGTTTCAAGGTTTCCTGTTGATCATGAAATTAACTCAAAGATATACCTATGGCGTGGCAATCCGTGGAATCTTGAGGTAGATGCGGTGATCAATTCAACAAATGAG AATCTGGATGAAGCACACAGTAGCCCTGGTTTGCATGCCGCTGCTGGCCCTGGTCTGGCAGAAGAATGTGCGTCATTG GGTGGATGTCGTACAGGAATGGCAAAAGTTACCCATGCCTATGATCTTCCAGCCAG GAGAATTATTCATACAGTGGGCCCCAAATATGCAGTAAAGTATCATACAGCAGCAGAGAATGCTCTGAGTCACTGCTACCGCTCCTGCTTTGAGCTTCTAATTGAAAATGGACTTCAGAG CATTGCTATGGGATGTATTTacacagaaaataaaaattatcctCGTGAACCAGCTGCTCACGTTGCAATTA GGACTGTCCGAAGGTTTCTTGAGAAACAGAAAGATGGAATCACAGCTGTAGTTTTCTGTACTATTACTTCATCTGACACCGAGATATACAAAag ATTGCTTCCACTTTACTTTCCCCGGGATAAACATGAGGAGGAGGTGGCTTTGTCAAAGCTTCCTGCCGATGTTGGAGATGAGAATGGTGAGACAACTATAGACGAACGCAAAATCAGGATAAAACATTTGCCCATATTGACACCAGACTTTCCTAAATCCCCAATAACCCGTGAAGAACCTCCTGTTGCTGATCCTGGGTTGGCGTTGAGACG GAACTCCACTTATTTGGATTCATATCTGGATCCTGTGTTTATGTCCTTAATTAAAGATCCAGACCAGAGGCGTGTGGAGCAATGGCAAAAAGCTGCTCAAGCACGAAATGGTTTCCATTTTTCTAAATTGCTTGGATTTGGTGATCTTGGTGGGCCTCCTTTGACAGCTGCTGAAGAATACTCCCTTCATTCCAGATATCTTGCTAAAGCAAATAACCTTACCCTTTCTGAAATTGCAGACATGAAAATCAT TTATCGTGGTGGAGTAGACAGTGAAGGGCGACCGGTAATGGTTGTCGTTGGAGCCCATTTTCTACTAAGGTGTCTCGATCTTGAGAGATTTGTGCTTTATGTGGTCAAG GAGTTCGAGCCATTGATTCAGAAGCCATACACTATTGTTTATTTCCACTCCGCTGCTTCTTTACAACC TCAACCAGATTTGGGATGGATGAGACGGTTACAACAAATTCTTGGTCGTAAACACCAGCATAATCTGCAT GCAATATATATACTCCATCCAACATTTGGACTGAAAACGGCAATCCTTGGTTTGCAAATGTTCGTTGATGGCGAG GCATGGAAGAAAGTTGTGTACGTTGATCGTCTTCTGCAGCTATTCAGATATGTACCTCGTGAGCAATTGACAATACCCGATTTTGTTTTCCA GCATGATCTTGAAGTGAATGGAGGGAAGGGTCTAATAGTAGACCCTAGAACTAAATATGTATATCCAAGGCCATAA
- the LOC113275870 gene encoding uncharacterized protein LOC113275870, whose product MMSLEACFLTSNSFTKTLDLVPSIKQRVRLPISLTKKRSFTQSPLRIGRNSHYSSVTCCNLDQPSSSGDDYKPAGEADWRSFRARLVAVERASRTDEPNTWVDPDTVEDHPPHVPIGDKWAHSLHEPETGCLLIATEKLDGVHIFERTVVLLLSTGPMGPTGIILNRPSLMSIKETRSTVLDVGGTFSDRPLFFGGPLEEGFFLLCPGLKQGDSSDDGVGKSGVFDEVMKGLYYGTKESVGCAAEMVKRYVVNLGDFRFFDGYCGWEKDQLQDEIKAGYWTVAACSPSVIDLGSVGRIGLWEEVLGLMGQRKVW is encoded by the exons ATGATGAGTCTGGAAGCATGTTTCTTGACATCCAATTCATTCACCAAGACCTTAGATTTAGTCCCCTCAATCAAACAAAGAGTAAGATTACCCATTTCGCTTACTAAGAAACGGTCATTTACGCAGTCTCCACTTCGAATTGGCAGGAATTCTCATTACTCTTCTGTTACTT GTTGCAATCTAGACCAACCATCATCGTCCGGTGATGATTACAAGCCTGCAGGTGAAGCTGACTGGCGATCATTCAGAGCGAGGCTTGTGGCAGTAGAACGTGCATCAAGGACAGACGAACCAAACACATGGGTCGATCCCGATACAGTAGAAGATCATCCTCCACACGTACCAATCGGAGACAAATGGGCACATTCCCTTCATGAACCCGAGACCGGCTGCTTACTCATCGCGACCGAAAAACTCGACGGGGTGCACATTTTTGAACGAACAGTTGTCCTACTCTTGTCAACAGGTCCAATGGGACCAACCGGAATCATTCTTAACCGGCCGTCTTTAATGTCTATCAAGGAGACTAGATCAACAGTTTTAGACGTAGGAGGTACATTTTCTGACAGGCCATTGTTCTTCGGAGGACCATTAGAAGAAGGGTTCTTTTTGTTATGTCCAGGCCTCAAACAAGGTGATAGCAGTGATGATGGGGTGGGAAAAAGTGGTGTATTTGATGAAGTAATGAAAGGTTTGTATTATGGAACCAAAGAAAGTGTGGGTTGTGCAGCTGAAATGGTGAAGAGATATGTAGTGAATTTGGGTGATTTTAGGTTCTTCGATGGGTATTGTGGATGGGAGAAGGatcaactgcaagatgaaatcaAGGCAGGTTATTGGACAGTTGCTGCTTGTAGTCCAAGTGTTATTGATTTGGGCAGTGTTGGGAGGATTGGATTGTGGGAAGAGGTTTTAGGACTTATGGGTCAAAGAAAAGTTTGGTGA